The sequence below is a genomic window from Amia ocellicauda isolate fAmiCal2 chromosome 6, fAmiCal2.hap1, whole genome shotgun sequence.
TCGAACCAGAttggatttgtgtgtgtttctgtttgtgtgtgtgtgtgtgtgtgccagatCAGCCTTGTCAAGGCACAAGTGTGGGTGGGGACGGGATCATCATTCTGCAATGTCCTAACTAACCTCCTCCCTCTTCTGTtgaaccaccaccaccaccccaccCATGCCTTGGGGCCCCTGATGACTGAACCCCCAAAACACCTGCTCAATGATTTTTTGTGCTTTTCCTCACAGCCTTGAAGTCCCCTGCATGAGGAGGATCTTTTGTTTGGCTGTACTTCCCCATTATCCATGCAAAGGGTTACAATAAAACACCTGATGACAGTATATCCCTTAAGGTCTCCGTATTGCTTCCGGGGACAGTGTGGGGGGACAGTGTCTCAGCTTCACAGGCCCCTCTCTTCACTTCTGTCAGGGATGAGCGCTAACCAAGGTCGCGTTCACGTATCCCACAGCTTGCTGCCCTGGATGCGTCTTGCTGCGCTATGTCTGACGTCACACGCAGCAGATTGAAGAACGCATTTCTGCGCAGACCCTGCAGAAATCGATGCGATTGGATGACTTgattttgtattagttttatattatttgagtttttatttaaaacatgggAATCATGCTttattgtgcatcatagatttacattatagttgttaaaataattgatgtaattatttaataaagcattgacaatgCTAAAGCTTCGATCTAGAATTCTATATCTATGGTGCTGACAATGCGGCTTCATTGTGTGATGATAAGTTGTCGTTCACCTCCGCTAACTAGGGGGCAGCAGTAATTTTAATTTATCTTAACATGTCCCTCTTGATCTCTGCATCGTCTCACAGCCACAGCTAGCCTCGTGCAGCAACTTTTCTGAGATGTGCTGGGCTGCGGAGATTCTGCACAGATTTCTGTGGGTGGGTAGTGGgagtgtgcatatgtgtgtgagtgtgtgtctgtatgtgttgcATGGCAATGACAATACGAGTCACTCTTAAACACGAGCTTCCTGACTGCATCAGGTCACTGTGAAAACAAGGCCAGTGTGTCCAGTGGGGCGGTGTGGCTGCTGGGGGTAGGTGTTCATTGTGCTCCTCCTGTTACTGACCCTGTGACTGGGGGTTCTCCATTGGCTGCAGTTCTGTTTGACTCTGACCTCCAGTCCTGACACTGTGGGGCCACAGCCTCCTCCAAGACATCAGTAAGTAGGTTTTCATTGGGAGTTTCAAAGGGAAGTGATGAAGTGGTAtaggggtctccagccctggtccctGATgactacagtccagtccagtacagcaggCTCTCCAGCGACAcagtccagttcagtccagtacagtacagcagggtccccagccctggtcctgtagagacacagtccagtccagtacagcagggtctacagccctggtcctgtagagacacagtccagtccagtacagcagggtctaCAGCCCTGGACCTTAAGGGCTACAGTCCAGTTCCTTCTGGTGACATTACATAACCATCTATTGACTGATCTATTCTAGATCAACATTAACTTCAGGCACTAGTTGCAGACACCTATAAAGCTGTTCTGGGGactccccaggaccagggctgaggtGATGGGAGACTGGTGTAGGCAGGTAGGCTCAGCCAGAATGCACTGTCCCCCATTCCCCCCCACTCAGCTCAGGGCCGGGGATCCCTGTACACCCTAAAGGGCGGCCCGTGTCCCGGGATGATGACATCAGTGGACTCCAGTGCTGCCCGACGGCTGCGTTCCTGCAGGGAGGGGTTCTCGCTCAGCTCCCGCCAGCCGGGCTCATCTGCACACCGCTCAAACAGGTCCCCCGCCACCAGCACCGTACCAAGCGAGGTCCCGtccacacgcacactcacatcGCTGCCCGTGTGCCCCGGGGTGGGCATGATCAAAACCTGCTGGGCAGAGAGTGGTACTGCATTCAACCATTTGCCTtggataaggatgtctgctaagaaataataattacacttttatttaatttatgtctTAGCAGATGCTGTTACCCAGAGATGTCCTTATTATATTGTTGTGTATCTGTAATACACTACATTGCACCTAactacactacaatacacttaaaggggaactccaccaaaaatccataatttctcaggttattctatcaatagaaacatattctgtggagtgtgCTTATCATgcccagctcattctatgtaccagaaatcagagattgagacatcagccatgacatcacatGGGTcttaactctggagctgctttgctggaagtcaaagGGGATAATCAGAAAAGTcacaaaaatctttaaaaactaaCATTTTATGCACGTTCAATGGCCCCTTCACCCTATTTTTCTGAAAGAACCAATGGTTTGTATTCACAAAAAGTTTATTTCATCACCCAgaactgttgttattattttacatgattttaTTTGAGGGACTGCCATGTAGGCTACAGTGGTGTGCGAACTGTGCACTCGCGGTCTCCAAAGGGGAATCCCGGCCCTTAGTTTTGATCTGACTGCTGGCAGAAGTGAGAAGACTGAAGAGTAACAATTTTTTTTGACTGAACACCAGCTTGCTCTCAATGCCATAGCTTCAAAAAATGTAGTTACTCTTCTTCAAATACTCACCTTTCCACACTTCCTtcagcccccccccacacacaaacacaacccaCAGAAAATACCTAGAGCCCCTCACTCACGTGCGGGTCGATAGGGTAGGGCCGCCCCTGGGCTAGTTCGGTGCAGAGGTACCGGTCCCCCTGGCACACATCAAAGCCCACGGCCAGGGTTGCGCTGGGGAACAATCCCAGATTGCCCACGTGGTCGGAGTGTCCGTGGGTACACACCACCCAGCCCACATCCCCCGGGCCCAGCCCCCGCTGCCCCAGCTGGGCTAGCAGGACATCCCGATCCCAGGGGCCCCCAGTGTCCACAAGCACCTGGTTTCCAGGCCCAGAGACAAGGGTGATGGTCCCGTCTGCCCGGGTCGAACCGTCCGGCTGGGGCAGGCAGTAGCCCTCCTTCAGGACCGCTAAGGAGTAGGGCGAGCCGGGGATCTCAAGGGCCCCCAATGGCTCGGTTCTGATGGAGAAGTGGGTCGGCCAGGCTGAGTCCATCTCTGGACCCCCCCTCAACCCCTCCTCCTCTCCGTCCCCTGCCAAGACTCTAACGGTATCCTTTCtctctttgtgtttctctcacactgtCTCCCTCTATATTTCAGTCACTGTGATTCTCAGTCTTGTTTGCTCTTTtcgtttctctct
It includes:
- the mblac1 gene encoding metallo-beta-lactamase domain-containing protein 1 — protein: MDSAWPTHFSIRTEPLGALEIPGSPYSLAVLKEGYCLPQPDGSTRADGTITLVSGPGNQVLVDTGGPWDRDVLLAQLGQRGLGPGDVGWVVCTHGHSDHVGNLGLFPSATLAVGFDVCQGDRYLCTELAQGRPYPIDPHVLIMPTPGHTGSDVSVRVDGTSLGTVLVAGDLFERCADEPGWRELSENPSLQERSRRAALESTDVIIPGHGPPFRVYRDPRP